One region of Citrus sinensis cultivar Valencia sweet orange chromosome 6, DVS_A1.0, whole genome shotgun sequence genomic DNA includes:
- the LOC102607745 gene encoding LIMR family protein At5g01460, whose translation MGDFNLALVIVAIVVCVLVFIFNVYLLVNYQHPDDANQAYFPKFVVVLGLSVAAISILMLPADVANRQACRHAIYNGACNLTLPMKDLWLAVYILDAVLVFFVIPFAMFYYEGDQDKSVGKRIKSALIWVIMTAIVCALVLGILYGLVGKVDFTVRHLSSTTTNFPTSWEFSGGQQCVGGSGVHQCSAYLANETSEKTWTMRTTFPEYVVALATIVGSVLFSIFGGVGIACLPLGLIFSFIRRPKAVITRSQYIKEATELGKKARELKKAADTLHQEERSGSKGRKWRKNVKSVEKELLQLEEDVKLLEEMYPQGEKAETSWALTVLGYLAKLVLGILGFIVSVAWVAHIVIYLLINPPLHPFLNEVFIKLDDLWGLLGTAAFAFFCFYLLLAVIAGAMMLGLRLVFITIHPMKWGATLMNSFLFNVGLILLCSISVIQFCSTAFGYYAQATAAQEIFGHTLESLRGIKYLYKYNVFQIAFVVLAGLTFVYYAAFGWRRRKPSGKFQLSS comes from the exons ATGGGTGATTTTAACCTCGCTCTGGTGATCGTCGCGATAGTGGTGTGCGTTTTGGTATTCATTTTCAATGTCTATCTTCTCGTTAACTACCAGCATCCCGACGACGCCAACCAGGCGTATTTTCCGAAATTCGTCGTCGTTTTGGGGCTTTCCGTTGCCGCTATTTCAATTCTTATGTTGCCGGCTGACGTGGCCAATCGGCAGGCGTGTAGGCACGCGATTTATAATGGCGCCTGTAATCTCACCTTGCCGATGAAGGATCTTTGGCTTGCTGTCTATATTCTCGATGCGGTGCTTGTTTTCTTCGTTATTCCGTTCGCAATGTTCTATTACGAAGGCGACCAGGATAA GAGTGTGGGCAAAAGGATTAAGAGCGCTTTAATTTGGGTGATTATGACGGCTATTGTCTGTGCCCTTGTGCTTGGCATTTTGTATG GTCTAGTTGGGAAGGTTGACTTCACTGTTAGACACCTCTCTTCAACTACTACTAATTTTCCGACTTCTTGGGAGTTCTCTGGTGGTCAACAATGTGTTGGTGGAAGTGGCGTACACCAG TGTTCGGCATATTTAGCAAATGAAACATCAGAAAAAACATGGACGATGCGCACCACCTTCCCAGAATATGTTGTTGCTCTAGCTACAATTGTTGGATCAGTACTTTTTTCG aTATTTGGTGGTGTTGGTATTGCTTGTTTGCCACTTGGACTTATCTTTTCATTCATCCGACGTCCAAAGGCAGTCATCACTCGCTCACAGTATATTAAG GAAGCAACCGAACTAGGAAAGAAAGCAAGAGAATTGAAAAAAGCAGCTGATACACTTCATCAGGAAGAAAGAAGTGGTTCTAAGGGTAGAAAATGGCGGAAAAATGTGAAGTCTGTGGAAAAG GAGTTGCTACAGTTGGAAGAAGATGTAAAGCTTTTAGAAGAGATGTATCCTCAAGGGGAGAAG GCGGAGACATCCTGGGCATTGACTGTTCTTGGCTACTTGGCAAAACTTGTTCTGGGAATTCTAGG GTTCATTGTTTCAGTGGCTTGGGTTGCTCACATTGTTATATATCTTTTGATTAATCCACCTCTTCACCCTTTCTTGAATGAGGTTTTCATCAAGCTGGATGATTTATGGG GTCTTCTGGGCACTGCAGCATTTGCATTCTTCTGTTTCTACCTTCTGCTTGCAGTGATTGCCGGTGCAATGATGCTGGGTCTGAGATTGGTTTTCATTACAATTCATCCCATGAA GTGGGGAGCTACACTAAtgaactcttttcttttcaatgtgGGACTCATTCTCCTTTGCTCAATCAG TGTAATCCAATTCTGTTCTACGGCTTTTGGATACTATGCCCAAGCAACTGCTGCTCAGGAAATATTTGGCCACACTTTGGAGTCTCTCCGTGGAATTAAATACTTGTACAA GTATAATGTGTTCCAAATTGCTTTCGTTGTGCTAGCAGGGTTGACCTTCGTTTATTATGCTGCCTTT GGgtggagaagaagaaaaccaAGTGGCAAGTTCCAACTGTCCTCGTGA
- the LOC102608051 gene encoding E3 ubiquitin-protein ligase APD2 isoform X1: MAEPDRSSPSTSSSAAAASSSSSPLYPSPSPAPERDEEQIHNHNNFDHEHHAHRFERPELDRQNVGVSHEGNFTRSDGASWTNVSDDTWSFIIVALTFWFFVSMTLILGVYGPENLTLGPKSSILLQPSPFFVQKVKVQEIYELKPGPKLYAFYNSPPLDTVSTWSEKIIVSVPADSHQEWIIYLNKGSQINISYSVKSPGSSVFLIIAQGNEGLRQWLFDPTFPNTTLSWNVIQGSGVIHQHIFTSSSYYVGLGNLNSEEVEVQLNLRLRAFLYNTSDAYYKCTFADGLCSLSVLFPNGNAIVLTSPKTEQDTSNDNWQVRVSYEPRWLSYVVGGMTMIMLAAFNFLNKFLCEREGGIGFQHGDVESARAPLLSHKDDDLSSWGSSYDSISTDEGNLEEFLTASSLEGKSLRDGEDSNNTRRLCAICFDAPRDCFFLPCGHCVACFKCGTRIAEVAGTCPVCRRKMKKVRKIFTV, from the exons ATGGCGGAACCGGACCGAAGTTCACCTTCTACGTCTTCGAGCGCAGCTGCTGCATCCTCGTCGTCCTCGCCTTTGTATCCGAGCCCTTCACCGGCTCCTGAACGTGATGAAGAGCAAattcataatcataataattttgatcaCGAACATCATGCCCATCGATTTGAACGGCCGGAATTGGACCGGCAAAACGTTGGCGTTTCGCATGAAGGAAACTTCACTCGTTCTGATGGTGCATCATGGACCAATGTTAGCGATGATACATGGTCTTTTATCATCGTTGCCCTCACCTTTTGGTTTTTCG TGTCGATGACTCTTATATTGGGGGTGTATGGTCCGGAAAATTTAACACTTGGTCCTAAGTCGTCCATTCTCCTACAGCCTAGCCCCTTCTTTGTGCAGAAAGTGAAG GTGCAAGAGATATATGAGCTAAAGCCAGGACCAAAGTTATATGCGTTTTACAATTCTCCACCTTTAGATACTGTATCTACGTGGtctgaaaaaattattgtctCTGTTCCAGCTGATTCTCACCAG GAGtggattatttacttaaataagGGGTCTCAAATAAACATTTCATACAGTGTAAAGTCCCCTGGCTCCTCTGTTTTTCTCATAATTGCTCAAG GGAATGAAGGCCTTCGTCAATGGCTTTTCGACCCAACATTTCCCAACACCACGTTATCTTGGAATGTTATTCAGG GAAGTGGTGTGATCCATCAACACATATTCACTTCTTCAAGTTACTATGTCGGATTGGGTAACTTGAACTCGGAGGAAGTGGAG GTGCAATTAAACCTCAGATTGAGGGCTTTTCTGTATAACACAAGTGATGCTTATTACAAGTGTACTTTCGCTGATGGATTGTGTAGTTTGAGTGTTTTGTTTCCCAATGGAAATGCTATTGTCTTAACCTCTCCTAAAACGGAACAG GATACAAGCAATGACAATTGGCAAGTTAGAGTGTCCTATGAACCAAGATGGCTCTCCTATGTTGTTg GTGGTATGACAATGATCATGCTTGCGGCCTTCAATTTCTTAAACAAGTTCCTGTGTGAACGTGAAGGTGGAATAGGATTTCAGCATGGGGATGTGGAATCTGCAAGAGCCCCTCTGCTTTCGCATAAAGATGATGATCTCTCTAGTTGGGGTTCATCTTATGATTCAATTTCAACTGATGAGGGGaatcttgaagaatttttgaCAGCATCTTCCCTTGAAGGGAAGTCATTAAGAGATGGTGAAGACAGTAATAATACCCGGCGTCTTTGTGCAATTTGCTTTGATGCTCCAAGGGACTGCTTCTTCCTTCCATGTGGGCATTGTgtggcttgttttaaatgtggAACAAG GATTGCAGAGGTTGCTGGTACTTGCCCCGTTTGTCgaaggaaaatgaagaaggTAAGGAAGATATTTACAGTGTGA
- the LOC102608051 gene encoding E3 ubiquitin-protein ligase APD2 isoform X2 produces MAEPDRSSPSTSSSAAAASSSSSPLYPSPSPAPERDEEQIHNHNNFDHEHHAHRFERPELDRQNVGVSHEGNFTRSDGASWTNVSDDTWSFIIVALTFWFFVSMTLILGVYGPENLTLGPKSSILLQPSPFFVQKVKVQEIYELKPGPKLYAFYNSPPLDTVSTWSEKIIVSVPADSHQEWIIYLNKGSQINISYSVKSPGSSVFLIIAQGNEGLRQWLFDPTFPNTTLSWNVIQGSGVIHQHIFTSSSYYVGLGNLNSEEVEVQLNLRLRAFLYNTSDAYYKCTFADGLCSLSVLFPNGNAIVLTSPKTEQDTSNDNWQVRVSYEPRWLSYVVGGIGFQHGDVESARAPLLSHKDDDLSSWGSSYDSISTDEGNLEEFLTASSLEGKSLRDGEDSNNTRRLCAICFDAPRDCFFLPCGHCVACFKCGTRIAEVAGTCPVCRRKMKKVRKIFTV; encoded by the exons ATGGCGGAACCGGACCGAAGTTCACCTTCTACGTCTTCGAGCGCAGCTGCTGCATCCTCGTCGTCCTCGCCTTTGTATCCGAGCCCTTCACCGGCTCCTGAACGTGATGAAGAGCAAattcataatcataataattttgatcaCGAACATCATGCCCATCGATTTGAACGGCCGGAATTGGACCGGCAAAACGTTGGCGTTTCGCATGAAGGAAACTTCACTCGTTCTGATGGTGCATCATGGACCAATGTTAGCGATGATACATGGTCTTTTATCATCGTTGCCCTCACCTTTTGGTTTTTCG TGTCGATGACTCTTATATTGGGGGTGTATGGTCCGGAAAATTTAACACTTGGTCCTAAGTCGTCCATTCTCCTACAGCCTAGCCCCTTCTTTGTGCAGAAAGTGAAG GTGCAAGAGATATATGAGCTAAAGCCAGGACCAAAGTTATATGCGTTTTACAATTCTCCACCTTTAGATACTGTATCTACGTGGtctgaaaaaattattgtctCTGTTCCAGCTGATTCTCACCAG GAGtggattatttacttaaataagGGGTCTCAAATAAACATTTCATACAGTGTAAAGTCCCCTGGCTCCTCTGTTTTTCTCATAATTGCTCAAG GGAATGAAGGCCTTCGTCAATGGCTTTTCGACCCAACATTTCCCAACACCACGTTATCTTGGAATGTTATTCAGG GAAGTGGTGTGATCCATCAACACATATTCACTTCTTCAAGTTACTATGTCGGATTGGGTAACTTGAACTCGGAGGAAGTGGAG GTGCAATTAAACCTCAGATTGAGGGCTTTTCTGTATAACACAAGTGATGCTTATTACAAGTGTACTTTCGCTGATGGATTGTGTAGTTTGAGTGTTTTGTTTCCCAATGGAAATGCTATTGTCTTAACCTCTCCTAAAACGGAACAG GATACAAGCAATGACAATTGGCAAGTTAGAGTGTCCTATGAACCAAGATGGCTCTCCTATGTTGTTg GTGGAATAGGATTTCAGCATGGGGATGTGGAATCTGCAAGAGCCCCTCTGCTTTCGCATAAAGATGATGATCTCTCTAGTTGGGGTTCATCTTATGATTCAATTTCAACTGATGAGGGGaatcttgaagaatttttgaCAGCATCTTCCCTTGAAGGGAAGTCATTAAGAGATGGTGAAGACAGTAATAATACCCGGCGTCTTTGTGCAATTTGCTTTGATGCTCCAAGGGACTGCTTCTTCCTTCCATGTGGGCATTGTgtggcttgttttaaatgtggAACAAG GATTGCAGAGGTTGCTGGTACTTGCCCCGTTTGTCgaaggaaaatgaagaaggTAAGGAAGATATTTACAGTGTGA
- the LOC127903119 gene encoding uncharacterized protein LOC127903119, whose product MAKSESPDIEVGKMYFRYADHFPSRISSMCMLSSVVKAIEEKLTKRQLTMFKNDIFGHFLECRSFPFSGVILHNLLLRQLAHEEDSREDQLWFQISKHLIRLSIVEWCLVTGLSFGVDTNQENDEMEQRLRNTYFGGVYRKINVKQFDAVFKELKFEEMDDMDALKIALFYFADRVLNARKNHCQINFDWLDQVDDIQYFRKHPWGLLSWEMIYESLDNALFQKDEKFKKTRLKNPDHNIEKYNLYGFTYGVQAWIYEAIGGLPSTWVVKTKNKIPRILQ is encoded by the exons atggcgaaatcagaatcaccGGATATTGAAGTAGGCAAGATGTATTTTCGTTATGCTGATCACTTTCCTAGTCGAATTTCAAGCATGTGTATGTTATCTTCGGTCGTAAAAGCCATcgaggaaaaattaacaaagcggCAGTTGACTATGTtcaaaaatgatatatttgggcatttTTTGGAGTGTCGAAGTTTTCCATTTAGTGGGGTAATTTTGCACAATCTTTTACTGCGGCAATTGGCCCATGAAGAAGATAGCCGTGAGGATCAATTATGGTTTCAAATTAGTAAGCATTTGATTCGCTTGTCAATTGTCGAATGGTGCTTGGTTACTGGACTTTCATTTGGTGTTGATACCaatcaagaaaatgatgaaatggagcaGAGGCTACGGAATACGTATTTTGGTGGGGTGTATCGTAAGATTAATGTGAAGCAATTCGATGCAGTATTTAAGGAGTTGAAATTCGAGGAAATGGACGATATGGACGCATTAAAGATTGCGCTGTTTTATTTTGCGGACAGAGtactaaatgcaagaaaaaatcactgtcaaattaatttcgatTGGCTTGACCAAGTTGATGATATCCAGTACTTCCGAAAGCATCCATGGGGTTTATTGTCGTGGGAAATGATTTACGAGAGTCTTGACAATGCACTGTTCCAGAAAGAcgagaaatttaagaagaCTCGGTTGAAAAATCCAGatcataatattgaaaaatacaatctttaCGGCTTTACGTATGGGGTTcag GCTTGGATTTACGAAGCAATCGGAGGGTTGCCATCAACATGGGTCGTCAAAACGAAGAATAAGATTCCCCGCATTCTGCAATAG
- the LOC112495879 gene encoding uncharacterized protein LOC112495879 yields the protein MASSRINYTEVYSFFNDESRFGDVLQTLEPNSKESSRKYWLSVKDYLPSIPDWVHKHQPSINTMPSVTRQSDEHDDHDDIPNPIPEQRHDTFEDEVGHDTFEDEVAVDDHQQQTDNSDDAQDSESRTKQFNDYVRRRLDKIDRNVYEIKSELKDFKETVVGFIDTFSKRPNKDSPTARSYAAPDDYGVYTDVGNENLSTPTSLYSFYGDVSGESVQVFTEVPPGVSKFGRAYIPSYVYNSPYMIPPVRRGQNVRPLPRPQIMDYTINMSTSVDVNPLRGLEDSSLFVEFDRWFTGDSRVRRRVQHPRSFFQIILNIS from the exons ATGGCGTCTTCGAGAATCAACTATACGGAGGTTTATTCGTTCTTCAACGACGAATCTCGTTTT GGGGACGTTTTACAAACTCTTGAGCCAAATTCAAAGGAGAGTAGCAGAAAATATTGGCTCTCTGTGAAGGATTACTTGCCAAGCATTCCAGACTGGGTTCATAAG CACCAACCCTCAATCAACACGATGCCGTCGGTTACAAGGCAATCAGACGAGCATGACGATCATGACGACATACCAAACCCAATACCAGAGCAGCGTCATGACACTTTTGAGGATGAGGTGGGTCATGACACTTTTGAGGATGAGGTGGCTGTTGATGACCACCAGCAGCAAACAGACAACTCTGATGACGCACAGGATTCTgag TCGAGGACAAAGCAGTTTAATGATTACGTACGACGACGGCTAGATAAGATTGATCGTAACGTGTATGAAATAAAGtcagaattaaaagattttaaagaaaccGTTGTTGGCTTCATCGACACATTTTCTAAGCGTCCAAATAAGGATTCTCCCACTGCACGCTCGTATGCG GCCCCGGATGACTATGGAGTGTATACTGACGTGGGCAATGAAAATTTGTCTACGCCCACGTCATTGTATAGTTTCTACGGGGATGTTAGTGGGGAGAGCGTGCAGGTGTTCACAGAGGTGCCTCCGGGCGTTAGTAAGTTCGGCCGCGCGTACATACCGTCGTATGTTTATAACAGTCCTTACATGATTCCTCCGGTCAGGCGAGGACAGAACGTCCGGCCTTTACCGCGACCCCAAATCATGGACTATACGATTAACATGAGTACGAGTGTGGATGTAAATCCACTGAGAGGATTGGAGGACTCTAGTCTGTTTGTTGAGTTTGATCGATGGTTCACTGGTGATAGCAGAGTCCGCCGGAGAGTCCAGCACCCGCGgtcattctttcaaataattttgaatatatctTAG
- the LOC127903120 gene encoding uncharacterized protein LOC127903120: MKLHGVIGDRPELVIISDRCIAIRRAVLKVFHNTTHGVCFYHVKGNIKSQFRMSKALWDEFEPTFINAAKAYAHEEFKRQLEGLWMIHSGAADYLENNVGTCNWARSQFEGRRYSILTTDIVESVNVFIREPRKFPITHLVDHFRKTLQQWFYDRKIVAESMITRLITWVDEIVTERRTIAKRMIVRPVSPHRFQVIGGGLKKGLVDLQKRTCSC, translated from the coding sequence ATGAAGTTACACGGAGTGATTGGTGATAGACCTGAGTTGGTAATTATCTCTGATCGATGCATTGCCATAAGGAGAGCCGTTCTTAAAGTATTTCACAATACAACtcatggcgtttgtttttaccaCGTCAAAGGTAACATTAAGTCACAATTTAGAATGTCCAAAGCTCTTTGGGATGAATTTGAGCCTACCTTTATTAATGCAGCAAAAGCATATGCCCACGAGGAATTTAAGAGACAACTTGAAGGGTTGTGGATGATCCACTCGGGTGCGGCTGATTACCTAGAAAATAATGTCGGTACGTGTAATTGGGCAAGGTCTCAGTTTGAAGGTAGGAGGTACAGCATTCTTACCACCGACATCGTGGAGAGTGTTAATGTTTTCATAAGGGAACCTCGAAAATTTCCTAttactcatcttgttgatcacttTAGGAAAACATTGCagcaatggttttatgatagaaaaattgtgGCTGAATCAATGATTACTCGGCTAATAACATGGGTGGATGAAATAGTCACTGAGAGGAGAACTATAGCTAAAAGAATGATAGTTCGGCCGGTGTCTCCGCATCGCTTTCAAGTTATAGGCGGTGGGCTTAAGAAAGGGTTGGTTGACTTGCAAAAGAGAACTTGCTCCTGCTGA
- the LOC107177430 gene encoding uncharacterized protein LOC107177430: MVAPSFVSSCDSDDISVGKLFAEKNELTLQLRKVAFRDMFDFKIARSSNEQNVPWVVKRIDNVHTCHNEVLVDGRHQVRSRVVGHIIAEKYIQDKRIYTPNDIRADMQQEYGVQLTYQQAYRAREVGLEIVRGNPAESYNLLPKYSHVLTTANEGTVTHLEQDRDDNFLYYFVALGSSIKGFMQYIRPVIVVDGTHLKGLYRGSMFVATCLDGNNQLYPLAIGIMDSENNNAWE; encoded by the exons ATGGTTGCTCCAAGTTTTGTTAGCAGTTGTGACTCAGATGATATCAGCGTGGGTAAGCTATTTGCTGAGAAGAATGAGCTTACATTACAACTACGCAAGGTGGCCTTTAGAGAtatgtttgatttcaagattgcacg AAGTTCGAACGAGCAAAATGTTCCTTGGGTAGTGAAGAGAATTGATAATGTACACACTTGTCATAATGAGGTATTGGTTGATGGACGTCATCAAGTAAGGAGCCGGGTTGTCGGTCATATTATcgcagaaaaatatattcaagataAGAGGATTTATACTCCCAATGACATAAGAGCAGATATGCAACAAGAATACGGTGTTCAGTTAACATACCAGCAGGCATATAGGGCGAGAGAAGTTGGTCTTGAAATAGTTCGCGGCAACCCTGCAGAGTCATACAACTTGCTCCCTAAATACTCTCACGTACTAACTACAGCGAATGAGGGTACAGTCACTCACCTCGAGCAGGATAGAGATGATAATTTCTTGTACTATTTTGTAGCACTCGGATCTTCCATCAAGGGATTTATGCAGTACATTCGGCCTGTCATTGTTGTAGATGGTACTCATCTGAAGGGACTATATCGTGGAAGCATGTTCGTGGCAACATGTCTTGATGGTAACAATCAATTGTATCCGTTAGCCATTGGGATCATGGATTCAGAAAACAATAATGCTTGGGAATAG
- the LOC102608337 gene encoding probable pyridoxal 5'-phosphate synthase subunit PDX1 — translation MAGTGVVAVYGNDGAITETKKSPFSVKVGLAQMLRGGVIMDVVTPEQARVAEEAGACAVMALERVPADIRSQGGVARMSDPQLIKEIKQSVTIPVMAKARIGHFVEAQILEAIGIDYVDESEVLTPADEENHINKHNFRIPFVCGCRNLGEALRRIREGAAMIRTKGEAGTGNIIEAVRHVRSVMGDIRVLRNMDDDEVFTFAKKIAAPYDLVMQTKQLGRLPVVHFAAGGVATPADAAMMMQLGCDGVFVGSGVFKSGDPVKRAQAIVRAVTHYSDPEVLAEVSCGLGEAMVGLNLSDHKVERFASRSE, via the coding sequence ATGGCAGGTACCGGAGTGGTGGCGGTCTACGGTAATGACGGCGCTATAACGGAGACTAAAAAATCTCCATTCTCCGTTAAAGTCGGTCTAGCTCAGATGCTTCGAGGCGGCGTTATAATGGACGTCGTTACTCCCGAGCAAGCGCGAGTCGCGGAAGAGGCTGGTGCGTGCGCCGTCATGGCTCTTGAGCGCGTCCCCGCCGATATCCGCTCGCAAGGCGGCGTGGCTCGCATGTCTGACCCGCAACTTATCAAGGAAATCAAACAGTCCGTCACCATCCCCGTCATGGCCAAGGCTCGTATTGGTCACTTCGTCGAAGCTCAAATTCTCGAAGCTATTGGGATCGATTACGTCGACGAGAGCGAAGTCTTGACTCCCGCCGACGAAGAGAATCACATCAACAAGCACAACTTTCGTATCCCCTTCGTATGCGGCTGCCGGAACTTGGGGGAAGCTTTGAGGAGGATTCGCGAAGGCGCGGCGATGATAAGAACGAAGGGCGAGGCCGGAACGGGGAATATTATCGAAGCGGTGAGGCACGTGCGGTCTGTGATGGGGGATATTAGGGTTCTGAGGAACATGGACGATGACGAGGTGTTCACTTTCGCAAAGAAGATAGCGGCGCCGTACGACTTGGTGATGCAGACGAAGCAGCTGGGGCGGTTGCCGGTGGTGCACTTCGCAGCGGGAGGAGTGGCGACGCCGGCGGATGCAGCGATGATGATGCAACTTGGATGCGACGGAGTGTTTGTCGGGTCGGGCGTGTTTAAGAGCGGGGACCCGGTGAAGCGGGCCCAGGCAATTGTACGGGCGGTGACTCATTACAGTGACCCGGAGGTGTTGGCGGAGGTGAGCTGCGGGTTGGGCGAGGCCATGGTGGGTCTTAATTTGAGTGACCACAAGGTTGAGAGGTTCGCTAGTCGCTCCGAATAA